In one Juglans regia cultivar Chandler chromosome 11, Walnut 2.0, whole genome shotgun sequence genomic region, the following are encoded:
- the LOC109009434 gene encoding indole-3-pyruvate monooxygenase YUCCA6-like, which translates to MDQYLREIQGKQVHDPFFVEKANRPSSSRCEYVDGPVIVGAGPSGLAAAACLKEKGVPYVVLERSNCIASLWQLKTYDRLRLHLPKQFCELPFMGFPSDFPTYPTKQQFIKYLEDYANTFDIKPRFNETVAHAEYDSTLGFWRVKSAGLKGDTEYVCRCLVVATGENAEPVVPQIDGMGEFGGPIRHTSLYKSGDEFRLKKVLVVGCGNSGMEVCLDLCNHMARPSIVVRDSVHVLPQEMLGKSTFGLSMWLLKWLPMRLVDRILLNLSWLLLGNTARFGLDRPHLGPLELKNLSGKTPVLDVGTLAKIKSGDIKVFPGIKRLKAGYTVEFVDGKRENFDAIILATGYRSNVPSWLKEGEMFSQKDGFPRKAFPNGWKGECGLYAVGFTKRGLLGASMDAKRIAEDIERCRKVEANKQSMPFAAGSALDLQRSLS; encoded by the exons ATGGATCAGTACTTGAGAGAGATACAAGGAAAACAAGTTCATGATCCTTTTTTTGTAGAGAAAGCTAACAGGCCATCGTCGTCACGATGCGAGTACGTAGACGGGCCGGTGATCGTGGGCGCAGGGCCATCAGGACTCGCGGCCGCAGCTTGTCTCAAAGAAAAAGGTGTCCCGTACGTTGTTCTTGAGAGATCCAATTGCATAGCTTCGTTGTGGCAGCTCAAGACCTATGATCGTCTTCGACTTCATTTGCCAAAGCAGTTTTGCGAGCTTCCGTTCATGGGTTTCCCAAGTGATTTCCCTACTTACCCTACTAAGCAACAATTTATTAAGTACTTGGAGGATTATGCCAACACGTTTGATATTAAGCCGCGGTTCAATGAGACTGTGGCACATGCGGAGTATGATTCTACCCTTGGGTTTTGGCGCGTGAAGAGTGCGGGACTCAAAGGTGATACAGAGTATGTTTGCCGCTGTTTGGTCGTGGCGACGGGGGAGAATGCAGAGCCAGTGGTGCCGCAGATAGATGGAATGGGGGAATTTGGAGGGCCAATCAGGCATACAAGTTTGTATAAGAGCGGGGACGAGTTTAGACTGAAAAAAGTTTTGGTGGTTGGCTGTGGGAATTCAGGCATGGAGGTGTGTTTGGATCTCTGCAACCATATGGCTAGGCCCTCTATTGTGGTCAGAGACTCG GTGCACGTCCTACCACAAGAGATGCTGGGAAAATCAACTTTTGGGCTGTCGATGTGGTTGCTCAAGTGGCTGCCCATGCGCCTTGTCGATCGGATCCTGCTGAACTTGTCATGGCTCTTGCTCGGCAACACTGCTCGATTTGGATTGGACCGGCCGCACTTGGGTCCCCTTGAACTCAAAAATCTGTCCGGAAAGACCCCAGTGTTAGATGTTGGAACGCTCGCCAAGATCAAAAGTGGAGACATTAAG GTATTTCCAGGCATTAAGAGGCTAAAAGCTGGTTATACCGTAGAATTTGTTGATGGGAAAAGAGAGAACTTTGACGCCATTATTTTAGCAACCGGATACAGAAGCAACGTACCCTCTTGGCTTAAG GAGGGAGAAATGTTTTCACAGAAAGATGGGTTCCCTCGAAAGGCATTTCCAAATGGTTGGAAAGGCGAGTGTGGGCTGTATGCAGTGGGGTTTACGAAACGCGGACTACTTGGAGCATCAATGGATGCCAAAAGAATAGCGGAGGACATCGAACGGTGTAGGAAAGTGGAGGCAAATAAGCAAAGTATGCCTTTTGCTGCTGGCTCAGCACTTGATTTGCAAAGGTCATTATCTTGA